DNA from Planctomycetaceae bacterium:
TCGTGCGAACCCGTGGCAACGACAGGGATTTGTGCGCAGCCGAGTTTGTCAGCAATTTGTTTTTTCAATTTGCCAACGACACTGCCGGACTGAACAATCTTCGGCATAATATTCACTGGCAGCGATAATTTACTAAATAACTCGTCAGACCATTTGCCGGTATTCATATCCAGAAGCTGCGAAGTGCTGGCGAGCGTATATTCGCTGAAAATCTCGCCGCACAAATAATACGAAACCAAATCGGCCATCAGGATTATCTTGTCTGTTTTTTTAAGAGAATCCGGCTGCTGAAGTTTTAACGCTTCCAGTTGATATATGCTGTTGAACGGCATAAATTGAATGCCGGTGATTTCGTAAACTTTTTCCCGCGGCACAATCGAAAAAACTTTGTCCATCATTGTGTCAGTGCGTTTGTCGCGATAATGATAGGGATTTTCGAACAATACCCCTTTGCTGTCTATCAGGCCGAAATCAACGCCCCAGCTATCAACGCTTATGGATTCAATTTTGCCAACGTGTTTGGCAGCGTTTGCCAGGCCGGTTTCAATTTCGCCGAAAAGTTTGGCAAAATCCCATCGTATTGAATCGCCATGCTCAATCGGGCCGTTTTCAAACCGGTGCATTTCCTCAAGTAAAATTTTACCATCTCTGACGCAACCCAAAATTACCCTGCCGCTGGAAGCGCCCAGGTCGATGGCTATATAATTCTTAGCTCCATCCATCTTCTTCGCTCTCTATGAAAGTTTTTTCAATAAAGCATCTTCCGCTTCTTTCGACCACAGCCCGTTATGTAATTTTTCCGCGACATCCGGCATACTGTTTTTAATTTGTTCAATTTTTGTAAGCGGCAGATTTTTCGCAGCGGGATAAACGACGATTTTGCCGGGGATAAGCTGATTTTCCACGGCGTTTACTCCCTCTATCGCAGCAGAAAGTCCCGCAACAGCGGCGATGGAAATATTTGTGTCCAACGAGCCTTGCTCGACTTTGGCCAAAACTGTTTTCATATCATCAAGCGTCGAACCGCTCGTACCAATGAAATAAAGTTTTTTGTCGATGTACGTCTGCAAATCAACCATTCCGTCAACTGTGGCCGGAATGCCCGCGAAGATATTTATCTTCGCATTGTCGGCTGCTGAATCTACCGAAAGTTCGACAAGCTTCGGAACCGGCGCCATCAGGATTATATAATCGAATTTTTCAGTGATATTGTTCTTCGTTGAATTATATGGTATGAATTTCAAATCGTTTTTGTCAGCCAGTGGTTTGGCAATTCTGTTAAGAATATGAAGTCTGTTGTCGTCCAGGTCCGCACCGTAAACGCTGACATTTTTCACGCCCTGACAGAGATTTCTGACAACGTGCATAACGCCCATCGGGCCGCCTGCGCCGACGACATTGATTTTGTCGCCTTTTTTGATTTCGCCGCCGGCGGGGATATAACCCATCGAATCAGCGGGATTGTTCGAACTCGTCCCAACAATACGGATATTGCCGTAATGTACCCTGCCGATTTTGCAGGTGATTTTGCGTGCGATTTTTCCGCCGCAAAGCACAACGTTCAGCAGACTGCCTGCCGAGAGTTTCGGGAAAATCTTTTCGATT
Protein-coding regions in this window:
- a CDS encoding alcohol dehydrogenase catalytic domain-containing protein: MEIPKKQRAVQLTGPNQLVYNTEKEVFMPNDYQILGKVEAVGLCFSDLKLLKQFSAHPRKSPILSGIDQKILKEIPSYVPDDMPTVPGHEVVIRIAAVGGKVKDVKPGQRFLVQTDYRWLPTKNSNAAFGYNFEGALQEYVLMDERVIISPTDGSMLLPASDKLSASAIALVEPWACVEDAYSIKERQTLKTEGKTLVVSDVDYSEKTLKDFLRKFGNPSSVMYASKDEIAKLKEADFDDVIYFGSNAETIEKIFPKLSAGSLLNVVLCGGKIARKITCKIGRVHYGNIRIVGTSSNNPADSMGYIPAGGEIKKGDKINVVGAGGPMGVMHVVRNLCQGVKNVSVYGADLDDNRLHILNRIAKPLADKNDLKFIPYNSTKNNITEKFDYIILMAPVPKLVELSVDSAADNAKINIFAGIPATVDGMVDLQTYIDKKLYFIGTSGSTLDDMKTVLAKVEQGSLDTNISIAAVAGLSAAIEGVNAVENQLIPGKIVVYPAAKNLPLTKIEQIKNSMPDVAEKLHNGLWSKEAEDALLKKLS